One window from the genome of Pelodictyon luteolum DSM 273 encodes:
- a CDS encoding SAM-dependent methyltransferase, which translates to MDIPRIFSITENAHRIHDPFTPEKLAALGAALKMEPGTRILDLGCGSGEMLCTWAREYGIFGTGIDMSQLFFAQAGRRAEELAVDGRVKFIHDDASGYVAAEKVDVAACLGATWIGGGVAGTIELLARSLRTGGIILIGEPYWLHVPSTEDVARSCRAGSIADFLTLPELLASFGRLEYDVVEMVLADQDSWDRYEAAKWLTMRRWLEANPDDELSNDVRAELTSEPVRYATYTREYLGWGVFALMAR; encoded by the coding sequence ATGGACATTCCAAGGATTTTCAGCATCACTGAAAATGCTCATCGCATCCACGACCCGTTCACACCAGAAAAACTCGCTGCTCTCGGAGCCGCTTTGAAAATGGAACCCGGGACCCGCATTCTCGACCTCGGCTGCGGCTCGGGCGAGATGCTGTGCACCTGGGCACGTGAATATGGCATCTTCGGCACTGGTATCGACATGAGCCAATTGTTCTTTGCTCAAGCCGGGCGCCGCGCTGAAGAACTCGCTGTTGACGGCCGGGTCAAGTTCATTCACGACGATGCTTCCGGTTACGTAGCCGCCGAAAAAGTCGATGTGGCAGCCTGTCTCGGTGCCACGTGGATTGGCGGGGGAGTCGCCGGCACCATCGAACTTCTTGCCAGAAGCCTCCGTACTGGAGGAATCATCCTCATCGGCGAACCCTATTGGCTGCACGTACCATCGACAGAAGATGTTGCCAGGAGTTGCCGTGCCGGTTCGATAGCCGACTTTCTCACGCTTCCGGAACTGCTCGCCTCTTTCGGAAGACTCGAGTACGACGTTGTGGAAATGGTTCTGGCAGACCAGGACAGCTGGGACAGGTACGAGGCAGCCAAGTGGCTCACAATGCGGCGATGGCTCGAAGCCAATCCCGACGACGAGTTAAGCAATGATGTTCGAGCTGAATTGACCTCGGAACCCGTGCGCTACGCCACGTACACACGTGAGTACCTCGGCTGGGGAGTGTTCGCATTGATGGCGCGGTAA